In Leptolyngbya sp. O-77, the genomic window CAGTGGCGACCTCTCCAGTGGCGATCGCCCTACGCGACATCGATCTGGTCTTTCGCAGCGAAGGAGAGCCGTTTCAGGCGCTTCGGCACATTAATCTAGAAATTCCCTGTGGCTCAGTGCAGTTGATTATGGGCCCAGCGGGCGCAGGCAAAACCACGCTGCTGCAAGTCGTAGCAGGGTTGCTCTCGCCCACCGCAGGGCAGGTCGAACTGCTGGGCACCAATCTGACCCAGTTGCCCCGCGCCGCCCAGGCCCACTTCCGCAATCGGCATCTCGGCATTGTGTTTCAGGATTACAACCTGCTCCGCAGCCTGACGGCGCTGGAGAATGTGGAGCTAGCGCTGAATCTCAAAGGCGTTTTTGGCCCAGAGGCCCGCACCGAAGCGCGATCGCTGCTCAATGCAGTGGGCTTAGAAAATCGCGCAAACGTTTTGCCTCGGCAGCTTTCGGGCGGACAGCAGCAGCGGGTCGCCGTGGCGCGAGCGCTGGTGGGCCGTCCCGATTTGATTATTGCCGATGAGCCAACTTCGGCGCTGGACTCCGCCAACGGGCGCAAAGTCATGGAATTGTTGCGCCGACTGACGCGAGAGCAGGGCAGCACGGTGCTGGTGGCCACGCATGACCCCCGCGTGATGGAATTTGGCGATGCGATCGCCCATCTCGAAGATGGTCAAATTCAGTCATAAATAAAGACGCAGATTCAGACGTAGAAAAACTGTCCAAACAATCCACAATCTGGCACACAGAACGAATCTTTTGGATTCATTCTGCGTCTTTCTAACTAACGTCACTCATCTCGAAGTTCCATCCTTACTCGCAGCGAGATTTTCTGGAATTTCAGAAGTTTGGTGTGTTTTATTCTTTTTAGTTTGATGTTTTAACAGGTCTGGTAAAGCGGATACAAAAAGCCTCTACTCAGTGCTATAGAAAGCCGGGGTGCGGGGTATCGATTCGCTCAAACGGCTTTATAGATAAAGCTCCTGGAAGCTTTATGCGCTCTCGACCTGGCAATCTAAAATCGTCAATCTAAAATCCAGAATCAAGATAAGGCTGATGCTTTTGGAAATTTGTTTAGAAATTTCGAGAGCGGCTTTTTTTGATTTTTTTGAGTTTCAGGAATCAGTAACTCGATATGCAATTCGACATGCGATCGCCCTTTGTTCGACCCGTGACACGGCTCAAAGCCAGCGGATTTTTGTTGATTTTAATGTTTGGCAACTTGAACTGGGCTGCAATCTCTCCAGCGCAGGCCCAGCCGCAAACAGCCCCCACTAGCGCAGCATTTTGCCTGCAAGAGCGAGAGATAGAGAGCGATCGCCTCTTTTTTAGCAGAATGCGCCGACTGGAGGCAGATTTATCAGCCGATCGGCAAGAAGCCGCCAGCGACCAGATGATCGCCCTGATCAAGCTGATCAGCACGCTGCCTGCGCC contains:
- a CDS encoding ABC transporter ATP-binding protein, which produces MLLRLAKSAAGSALSFRADSAAIAPSLTTPQVATSPVATSPVAIALRDIDLVFRSEGEPFQALRHINLEIPCGSVQLIMGPAGAGKTTLLQVVAGLLSPTAGQVELLGTNLTQLPRAAQAHFRNRHLGIVFQDYNLLRSLTALENVELALNLKGVFGPEARTEARSLLNAVGLENRANVLPRQLSGGQQQRVAVARALVGRPDLIIADEPTSALDSANGRKVMELLRRLTREQGSTVLVATHDPRVMEFGDAIAHLEDGQIQS